The region TGGAGCATCCGGCCTTCTGCGTGGCCCACCCCGGCCTTGTCTCAAAGAATTCGTCATGTTTATCGGAGTATGGCTCCCGAAGCGCTTGCTGCAATTTTTCGAACAGCGCCGTTTCGCCTTTCTCCAGCTCCTCTATGGCTTGGTGCAGCAGGTAGTTGCGAAGGATGAAGCGCGGGTTGGTTTTGCGCATCAACTCCTGCGAGGCCTGGCGCGTGATCGTATTCGTGTTGAGGCGCTCCAGGTAGTTCTCAATTAAAGAATACAGCGCCTGCTGCTGCTCCTCGCTCAGCTCATCGTACAAACTCTCTTTAAAGTAGGTGGCCACTTCCTGGGCACTGCCCATGAACAGCGGCAGATCGATCAGGAGCTGGAAGAAGATGGTCATGTCGGGCTTGAGGGCGGCCAGCGTCTGCTCAAACTGCGTGATCAGGTCCGTATCGCCGCTCTTAAGCTTATCCAGGCCCAGCTTGTTGCCCATCATGGCATAGTACTTCCGCCAGTATACTTCCTTGTAGCTTTCCAGCGCAGTCAGTAATTGATCTTTCTCCACCAGGGGCAGTAGCGCTGCCGCCAGGCAACCCAGGTTCCAGTAGGCGATGCTAGGCTGTTTGCCAAAGGCATACCTTCTGCCCGGCAGGTCGGTGGTGTTGGGGGTAAAGTCCGGGTCGTAATCGTCCAAGAAGGAGTAGGGGCCATAGTCTATCGTGAGGCCAAGTATGGACATGTTATCCGTGTTCATCACGCCATGCACAAATCCCACGCGCTGCCACTCCACCATCAGGCTGGCGGTGCGCTCCACCACCTCCTTGAAGAACGTCATCACTTTGTCTTCACCCGCTATGTGGGGGTAATAGCGGCTGATGGTCCAGTCTACGAGCTGGCGCAGGTGCTCGTGCTCCTTGCGGGCGTTCAGCAGCTCAAAGTTGCCGAAACGCAGGAAGCTCGGAGCCACGCGCATCACGATGGCGCCGGGCTCGTAGGCGGCGTTGCCGTTGTAGAACATGTCGCGCAGCACGGGCTCGCCGGTAGCCACCAGGCTCAGGGCGCGGGTGGTCGGGATGCCGAGGTAGTGCATGGCCTCGCTCATCAGGTACTCACGCACCGAGGAGCGCAGCACCGCCCGGCCATCGGCGCGGCGGGAGTAGGCCGTAGGGCCACCGCCTTTCAGTTGCAGCTCGAAGGTCTTTCCTTCCGGCGCTTGCCACTCGCCCAGGGTAATGGCCCGGCCGTCGCCCAGCTGTCCGGCCCAGCCGCCGAACTGGTGGCCGGCGTAGCAGGCGGCGTAGGGGTACATGGCATCGGTCACATAGTTGCCGCCCAGTATATCCAGCTCCTGCTGCTCTTCCGGTTTCTTTATTCCCAGCTCTGCGGCCAATTCATCAGACCAGGCCAGCAGGGTTACCTTCTCCACAGGGGTGGGGACGGCTTTGCTGTACAGCACGCCCGGGGTCTGGCGGGGCGTCAGGTCGCCGGTCTCGTCGCCGGGAAAGGTGGTCACGAATTCTTTTTTATAGTTGTCGGAGCGAAGGCTCTTCATAGGTTTCTGGTTTAGGTGGATGTTCTGCCGCACGCGCGTATACTTGCGTGGCCTTGAAGGTAACAAGTATGAGGCGGAATTAGTTGGGGAATGCTCTTAATCTTATTTCAAAACTTGGTAGTTTATACTTGTCCTGGAAGGCTTTAATTGCCCTTTTACTCTTGTGTTATACCTCTTGGCTCCTATTATGCTCCGGCGCGGCAAGTATAAATGGTCGTGGTTATCCATCCTGCCTGTCCGTACAACTCCGGAAATCCTGGCTCATAGCCTCCTCCACCTCACACAGAACAGCGCCGGGTATATCTAATCCACTATTGCTGACGTATCTACTAAAAGATCATTAAAACAGCTACGAACACATGGAAAACTCATTGACAAATACCTCCCTGCGGAGTCTTGTACAGGACCCTTCTCAACTGGCAGACATCATCAAAGACCCAACAAAGGGACTAGACTTTTACAAAGGGCTATCGGTTAAGGAGCAGCAGTATCTACTCTTCGCCGCCGCCTTCGGCCTGATTGGCTATGCCATCTACCTGGGCAGGCAACAGGGGCAGGACACGACAGCATAACCTCCCGTAAGGTGCTTCGTATAAAGAGTATACATCTTTTATTTTCGATCAGACAGGTGAAAGCCTGATTAAAGCTTGTAGAAGCTTTGCGACGATTACAATTACGTTTGTTCGGAAAGCAAAGAGAAAGACCTGCCTCAAGTCCGACTTGAGGCAGGTTATTTTTTTAGTACCCGGGCCAGGGTGCCTTCAAACTTTAATCCTGACCCAAAGCATTCCTGATTTTTAGGCGACTTCATGCCTGCTCTTAAGCGGATAGGTTGTAACTTAGAGGCTGTAGCTGCAAATTCCTATCCTAAAATATAAAGCAGCTGCTGATACTGAAACATACTTATGTCAATTTCTATTTTTAGCCAGGGCAGAGACCTGAATCCCTGGGTGAAAGCGCTGAAAGCGGAAAGGCCGGAGCTGGATGTGCGCATCTACCCGGATGACCAGCCGCGCGAGGACGTAACTTTTGCCCTGGCCTGGAACCACCCACTGGGGGCCTTCACCGAATACCCGAACCTAAAATGCATCTCTTCCTTAGGGGCGGGGGTAGACCATATCCTGAAGGATCCGGCCATACCTGAGCCGGTGCAGATCACCCGCATCAAAGACGAGAACCTGACCAGCGACATGGCCAATTTTACCATGGCCCTAGTGCTGAACCACCTGCGCGACCTGCACCAGTACAAAGCCGCCGAGCACGAGCGGAACTGGGAGCCGCTGCGGTACAGGAGAAACGAGGAAGTAACCGTAGGCGTGATGGGAATCGGCACGCTCGGCACGGAGGTGGCCCGCCGCCTCAGCAGCATCGGCTTCAGGGTAACGGGCTGGGCAAACTCCCCCAAGCAGCTGGGAAGTATAAAAGTATACGCGGGGGCTGCGGAACTGGATGCCTTCCTGGCTACCGCCAATGTCCTCATTTGCCTGCTGCCCCTTACACCGGAAACGGCCAATATCCTGAACAAAGAAACGTTCCAGAAGCTGCCGCAGAACGCTTACGTGATCAACGTGGCGCGCGGTGAGCACCTGGTCGATGAGGACCTGCTGGAGATGATAGAAGCAGGCCATCTGGCGGGCGCCAGCCTGGATGTGTTCCGGGAGGAGCCGCTCCCGAAAAACCACCCGTTCTGGGCGCACCCCAGGATACACGTGACGCCGCACATCGCCAGCGTGACCAACCCCGAGTCGGCGGTGGGGCAGATCCTGGAAAACTACGACAGGCTTCGGAACGGCGAGCCGCTCCTCAATCTTGTTTCACGAATCAAAGGATACTAGCATGAACCCTTTCCACTACGCTTTCAAGATAAGAGACATCGCTTCCACCCGCAGGTTTTATGTGGATATCCTGGGCTGCCGGGAGGGCCGGAGCACCGAGCAATGGATCGACTTCGACTTTTTCGGGCACCAGCTCTCGGGCCACGTAAGCGCTAACATCCCGGAGCTGGATTACTGCGGCAAGGTAGACGGCGTGAGCGTGCCGGTGCCGCACTTTGGCTGCATCCTGAATTATGAGCAGTTCGATCAGTTGCAGGAAAGGCTGCAGCAGCATGATATTAAATTTGTGGTGAAGGCGCACACGCGCTACGAGGGGCAGGTGGGGGAGCAGCGCACCATGTTCGTTCTCGATTTGAGCGGCAATCCGCTGGAGTTCAAAGCATTCAAAAACCCGGAGGAGGTGTTTGCTTCCTGATTATTGTCCAAAAGTATGAACTGAAGGTGTAAAGTATATAAAGTTCTCCGCGCGGCTGCTGCAAAGTATAAAGTAACTGGAGCGGAGAACTTTAAGCCCTCCGAAGCACTGCTGGTGGGTCAAACAAGCCAGCAAGGGCAGTAAACCCTAAGCACCCTCAAAGTATAAAAACGGCCTCTGCGCCCGCTATAAAGTATAAACTTTAGCAGGCGCAGAGGCCGTGTCTCTTTAGGTAAAGTATAAACTACCTGCCTTTCTTGCCGCGCCCTTTCTGCTGCTGTTTCTTCTGCCTGATGTGCTCCGCCTTCAACTCCTTAAATTCCTCGTTCGATACCGTCACGGTATAGTATAAAGAGGAGAGGATCGTTACATCCGCGTCAAAATCGTATTCTATACTTAAGGATAGCTGCTTATCGGGGTTCAGCGTGTACGCATCGCCTTCCTTATCGTACACCTCAAACTCATACTCGCCTTCCGCCAGGAGTTTGTTCTGGATGCGGGCCAGGCGGTCGCCGGTAAGCACTATAGGGTCTTCCAGCTCCACCTCCAGGTCGAAGGGCTGGAAGAAGCGGCCGTCCTTTTTGTGCGTGATGTACTCCATCCTGCTGATGTGCAGGGCGATGTCCTGGTTCCTGTTCTCGCGGGTGTACTTTATATCGTTGATGTTTCCGATCAGCTTCATGTGCTAGTATACTTTGCAGCTACAAAGGTAGTTAATAAAGTATGGCAATGCAGGTATAAAAGCGGGTGCAGGAAAGTATAAACCAATTACCGGTTAGGCGGGAAGCGCAGCAGAAATGCCGTCCCCTCTCCCTCAGCCGACTGCACCTGGATAGAGCCGGAATGGAGCATGATGATCTGCTTACACAGGCTCAGGCCAATGCCGGTGCCATTCTTGCGGGTGCTGAAGAATGGGATGAAGATCTTCTCCTGCACCTCTCGCGACATCCCGGCGCCATTGTCCGCAATTCTGATAAACGTGTTCTCTCCAGAAGTATAGGCCGACAACACAATGGCCGGCTCCGGCTGCCCTTTTACCGCCTCCATGGCATTCACCAGCAGGTTGATGAGCACTTGGTCGAGCAGGTTTTTATCGGCCTGCAGGCGCAGCGTAGGGTCTTCCAGCGAGATCTCCAGCGCAATGTTTTTCTGAGCCATGGTCGGGTGCATCAGGTGTCTTAAGTTGGCAAACACCTCTTTCACCGCCACATCTGCCAGGTTCAGTTTGGTGATGCGGTTCAGGTTGCGGTATACTTCGGCAAAGCGCAGCAGGCCCACACTCCGGTTCTTAATGGTGGTCACGCTCAGCTCAAAGTCCTCCAGGTCGTGCGGCGAGGGGCCGGTGGCGGCCGTTTCGTGCAGGCGGGTTTTCAAGGTATCGGCCAGGGAGGCGATAGGGGCCACAGAGTTCATGATCTCGTGCGTCATCACGTTCAGCAGCTTCTGCCAAGCTCGGGATTCCGTTTCGTCCAGGGCCTCGCTCACGTTCTGGAAAGCCACCAGTTTAAAGGTGCGTCCCTCGCTCCGGAAGGCGGTGGCCGAGAGCAGTACTTTCAGGGTGCTTTTCTCGAAGTTGGAAGTATAAGCCGTGGCGATCTTGGAGCGGCCTGGCTGCAGCTCCTGCACGGCCTGGTAGAGCTCCTGGTCCCGCTTCTCCAGGTGGTGGATCGTCTTCATGAAAGGCAGGTGCAGGAGCTTTTTCAGCGAGTCGTTCATCAGCACCACCTCACCGCTTTCGGTGTCGTAAGACAGGATGCCGGTCTCGACCAGCTCCATGATCTTCTGCAGGTGCAGGTGCTGGCTTTCCTTCTCCTTGTTGATACTTTTAAGGGTGGAGTTGATCTCGTTGAAACCCTTGTGCAGCAACTGTAGCCTGGCGCTGGGGTACTGCTCATTATAAAACCTGGAGAAGTCCCGGTAATGCACCGACTCGATGAACTGGTTCAGCTCATCCTGCGACTTTCTGACAAACCGGATCAGGTCGGCCACCTGGTAAGCAATGATGGGAAGTATGAACACGAGCGCCTCCGACCAGCCGTTGATGATGGCGATTGCCGGCGCACTCAGGGTAAGGAGGAGCAAGGCCACCCGCAGCAGCACATCCCAGTCAAACCCCTTAAAGCCCATACTTGCCAAGTCTTCGGTACAGGGCGGTACGGGTGATACCCAACTCTTTGGAGGCCCTGGTCAGGTTACCGCCATGCTTTTGCAGCACCCGGTTGATGGTAACCCGCTCGAGTTCCTCCAGGTTACTTTCCTCCGTCTGCTTTTCCTCTACCGGTGCCAACTCGATGGGGGAGAAAATAATGTCGTCGGCCTGCAGCACGGGGCCATCGGCCATGATTACGGCGCGCTCTATGGCGTACTGCAGTTCCCGCACGTTGCCCGGGTAGTGGTATTGCAGCAGCTTCTCCAGGGCGGTTTTACTGAGCTCAGGTGCAGGTTTCATGTACTTATCGGCATACACAGCGGCAAAATGTCTGGCCAACAGTAGGATGTCATTGCCCCTTTTCCGCAAGGGCGGAATGGTGATCTCCACGGTGTTGATGCGGTAGACAAGGTCTTTACGGAAGCGGGACTCGTTCGCCAGCTCTGCCAGGGGCACGTTGGTGGCGCAAAGCAGGCGCACGTCAACATTCACCGCCTCGTTGGTGCCCAGGCGGATAACCTGCCGGTTCTGCAGCACGCTAAGCAGCTTGGCCTGTTGGTGCAGCGAGATGTTGCCAATCTCATCCAGGAAAATCGTACCCCCGTTGGCTGCCTCAAACCTGCCGGCGCGGTCTTCGCGGGCATCCGTGAAAGCGCCTTTTTTGTGGCCAAACAGCTCACTCTCGAACAGCGATTCGGTCAGGGCGCCCACATCCACTTTAACATAGGGCTTAGTTGCCCGTAGGGAAAAATGGTGTATCGCTTTAGCCACCAGTTCCTTTCCGGTGCCGTTCTCACCCAAAATCAGGATATTGGCATCGGTGGGGGCTACCTTTCGGATCTTCAGGAAGATATCCTGCATGGCCTCTGAAGTACCCAACAGCTCCGTGCCAAAGATCTCCGCAGTGCTTTCTGTCGCGCTGGAGGGGGTACCCTTACTTTTTGTTCCTACAGCGTCGGCCAGAATAGCCAGCAGTTTGTCGTTATGCCAGGGCTTTACCACAAAGTCTGCCGCGCCTTCTTTCAGGGAGCGTATGGCCAGGTCGATGTCGCCATAAGCTGTGATCATGATCACGGCCACATCCGGCTTCAGTTCCTTTATCTTCCGGAGCCAGTATAAACCCTCGTTGCCCGTGTTCAGGGCGCTCTTAAAGTTCATGTCCAGCAGGATCAGGTCGAAGCTTTGCTGCCGGAGCAGGGCGGGAAGCGCGTCCGGGTTTTTCTCCACGGCGATGTCCCGCACGTGTGGCCGCAGCAACAGCCGAACAGCGGTCAGCACATCGGTGTCATCATCTACTAACAGTACGGAGGCCTTTTTTAACTGCATACACTTACATTTACAGCACCTAAAGAAACTATAATTATGCCATTGATACAACTACCTCAACCAGAGCCCCTAGGGCAATGGTAGCCAAGGGGTGAGCGTGCGAAATCGCACACCTGCTGCGCGATACTGCACGCTGTAAAAGTATACATACGCGGTAATGGCTTGATAAACAAGGATATTTTGTTTTGGCACTGCGTGTGCAAGCCAGCTTTGTGGCAGATGAGGCGCCAAGTGGCCGCGCTTGTACTGCTGTTACAGTCAAAGCTCTTATTCCATAAAACTATGCTGAGGAATTACCTGAAAACCGCCTACCGGAACCTTGTACGCCACAAGGCCTTTTCCATGATCAACATTGCCGGCCTGGCTCTGGGGCTTACCACCTGTCTGCTCATCGGCCTGTTTGTGTACGACGAACTGCAGTATGACAAGTTCCTGCCAGAAGGGGATAGGGTGTATCGTATCTATAACGACATGTCGGCAAGAGAGGCGGGCTCCACGGTTGCCCCGGTGCCCCCCATGTTCGGCACCACCCTGGAGCAGGAGTTCCCACAGGTAGAGCAGGTAGCCCGTATCCTGATGCTGCAGTTTGATGCCAACAACCTGGTGGAAGTAGGGGAGAAACGCTTGTACGAAAATGGCCGCACCTTTACCGATCCTACCTTTTTTGAGGTGTTCCAGCTGCCCTTCAAGTATGGCTCCCCCGAAAAGGCCCTGGCCGACCCATCTTCCATTGTGCTGTCGGATAAAATGGCCGCGCGCGTGTTTGGCGACAAAGACCCGGTGGGGGAGAAGATCAGTGTAAACAAGATACCGTACATTGTGCGGGGTGTGTTCTACAGCAACGACCGCTTTCACCTGCCCGTGAACTTTATTCAGCCGATGGAGGCTGCCGAGATTCCGGCCGAGCGCATGAAGAAATGGAGCTGGCAGCAGTTTTACACGTACGTTAAACTACGGGAGGGCACAGATCCGCAGTTCGTGGAGGCACAGTTCCGGGATGTTGTGGGCAAGCAGATCGACCCAGCCCAGAACAGGCCGTATGATTATGTGCCGCACTTTCAGCCACTGCACGACGTGTACCTGCATTCCGCCGATTTTAAGTATGACCAGGCTATAAGAGGAAACATCACCTATGTGAAGGCCCTGAGCATTGTGGCTGTATTTATACTGCTGATCGCTTGCTTTAACTTCGTGAACCTGGCAACGGCTAAATCAGTGCAGCGGGCCAAAGAGGTGGGGGTGAGAAAAGCGGTGGGCGCCAGCCGCAGCCAGTTGGTGGTGCAGTTCATCGCTGAGACCCTGCTGCTCACGCTCATCAGCGTTATCTTTGCCGCCGCGCTTACCTCGCTGCTGCTACCTTCGCTCAACGCTTTCACTGGCAAACAAATGAGCTTTAACATCTTCACCAATCCCTTGCTGCTCCTGTTGCTGCTCTTTTTAACTGTGGTAGTAGGCGTTTTAGCAGGCTTTTACCCAGCGCTTGTCTTATCCGGCTTCCAACCAGTAAAAGTACTCAAAAGCGCCGTGATGGTAGATAGCAGGGTGGGCCGGATACAGTGGCTGCGCCATGGGCTGATTGTGGTGCAGTTTGCTCTGTCTATTTTTCTCATTATCAGTGCCTTTGTGGTATTCAAGCAAGTGACCTATCTGCACAGCAAAGACCTGGGTTTTAACAGGGAGCAGGTTATGTTCTTTCAGATGCGGGGCGAGCAGATGTTCGAAAACTATGAGACGTTCAAGAACGAGCTGAAGAAAGTGCCCGGTATTAAAAATGTGTCGATCGGCTACGGGTTTCCGGGCGACGCCACGGCCGGCGACGGAATTACCACGATTAAAGACGGAGAGCAAACGAACCACAGCGTGACCCAGCTCATGGTGGACTATGATTATGTGAACACGCTGGACGTGAAGCTGCGGGCGGGCAGGGCCTTCTCGAAAGAGTTCCGGACAGATGCCGACCAGGCGTTCATGATCAACGAGACAGCGGTAAGGGAACTAGGCTTCGGCACTCCTGAGAAAGCCCTTGGCCAGCCGCTGCGCTGGAACATTTGGAACGATGTGAACCCTGACTCCATCAAGGAGGGAAAGATCATCGGTGTGGTAAAAGACTTCCACTTCAAGAGCCTCTACGAGAGGGTGGAACCGACGGTGCTTCAGATTTTCCCGGGCGCTTACTGGAAAGTGGCCGTAAAGATGGACGCGGCCGATGTGGCCGGCACGATAGCGCAGGTAAAGCAGGTATGGAGCAAGTTCTCGCCGGATTACCCGATCGAATATGTGTTTATGGATGAGAACTTTGCCAAAATGTACAAGGCGGAGGACAAGCTGAAAACGCTGCTCTGGATTTTCACCGGCATCGCCATTTTTGTGGCCTGTCTGGGCTTGTTCGGGTTGGCAGCCTATGCAGCAGAGCGCCGGAAAAAGGAAATCGGTATCCGCAAAGTGCTGGGAGCCGAGAACGCAACCATTGTAGCGTTGCTCTCCAAGGAATTCCTGGCGCTTATTATCGTAGCCGCCCTCATCGCCTTCCCGCTGGCCTGGTACGCCATGAGCATATGGCTGCAGAACTTTGCCTATCGCATCGATATCCCCGTATGGGTGTTTTTTGCGGCAGGAATAACAGCCGCGCTGGTGGCCTTCCTGACAGTAAGTTATCAGGCACTGAAAGCCG is a window of Pontibacter kalidii DNA encoding:
- a CDS encoding VOC family protein, which codes for MNPFHYAFKIRDIASTRRFYVDILGCREGRSTEQWIDFDFFGHQLSGHVSANIPELDYCGKVDGVSVPVPHFGCILNYEQFDQLQERLQQHDIKFVVKAHTRYEGQVGEQRTMFVLDLSGNPLEFKAFKNPEEVFAS
- a CDS encoding sensor histidine kinase is translated as MGFKGFDWDVLLRVALLLLTLSAPAIAIINGWSEALVFILPIIAYQVADLIRFVRKSQDELNQFIESVHYRDFSRFYNEQYPSARLQLLHKGFNEINSTLKSINKEKESQHLHLQKIMELVETGILSYDTESGEVVLMNDSLKKLLHLPFMKTIHHLEKRDQELYQAVQELQPGRSKIATAYTSNFEKSTLKVLLSATAFRSEGRTFKLVAFQNVSEALDETESRAWQKLLNVMTHEIMNSVAPIASLADTLKTRLHETAATGPSPHDLEDFELSVTTIKNRSVGLLRFAEVYRNLNRITKLNLADVAVKEVFANLRHLMHPTMAQKNIALEISLEDPTLRLQADKNLLDQVLINLLVNAMEAVKGQPEPAIVLSAYTSGENTFIRIADNGAGMSREVQEKIFIPFFSTRKNGTGIGLSLCKQIIMLHSGSIQVQSAEGEGTAFLLRFPPNR
- a CDS encoding sigma-54-dependent transcriptional regulator, translated to MQLKKASVLLVDDDTDVLTAVRLLLRPHVRDIAVEKNPDALPALLRQQSFDLILLDMNFKSALNTGNEGLYWLRKIKELKPDVAVIMITAYGDIDLAIRSLKEGAADFVVKPWHNDKLLAILADAVGTKSKGTPSSATESTAEIFGTELLGTSEAMQDIFLKIRKVAPTDANILILGENGTGKELVAKAIHHFSLRATKPYVKVDVGALTESLFESELFGHKKGAFTDAREDRAGRFEAANGGTIFLDEIGNISLHQQAKLLSVLQNRQVIRLGTNEAVNVDVRLLCATNVPLAELANESRFRKDLVYRINTVEITIPPLRKRGNDILLLARHFAAVYADKYMKPAPELSKTALEKLLQYHYPGNVRELQYAIERAVIMADGPVLQADDIIFSPIELAPVEEKQTEESNLEELERVTINRVLQKHGGNLTRASKELGITRTALYRRLGKYGL
- a CDS encoding protein adenylyltransferase SelO, whose amino-acid sequence is MKSLRSDNYKKEFVTTFPGDETGDLTPRQTPGVLYSKAVPTPVEKVTLLAWSDELAAELGIKKPEEQQELDILGGNYVTDAMYPYAACYAGHQFGGWAGQLGDGRAITLGEWQAPEGKTFELQLKGGGPTAYSRRADGRAVLRSSVREYLMSEAMHYLGIPTTRALSLVATGEPVLRDMFYNGNAAYEPGAIVMRVAPSFLRFGNFELLNARKEHEHLRQLVDWTISRYYPHIAGEDKVMTFFKEVVERTASLMVEWQRVGFVHGVMNTDNMSILGLTIDYGPYSFLDDYDPDFTPNTTDLPGRRYAFGKQPSIAYWNLGCLAAALLPLVEKDQLLTALESYKEVYWRKYYAMMGNKLGLDKLKSGDTDLITQFEQTLAALKPDMTIFFQLLIDLPLFMGSAQEVATYFKESLYDELSEEQQQALYSLIENYLERLNTNTITRQASQELMRKTNPRFILRNYLLHQAIEELEKGETALFEKLQQALREPYSDKHDEFFETRPGWATQKAGCSMLSCSS
- a CDS encoding ABC transporter permease, coding for MLRNYLKTAYRNLVRHKAFSMINIAGLALGLTTCLLIGLFVYDELQYDKFLPEGDRVYRIYNDMSAREAGSTVAPVPPMFGTTLEQEFPQVEQVARILMLQFDANNLVEVGEKRLYENGRTFTDPTFFEVFQLPFKYGSPEKALADPSSIVLSDKMAARVFGDKDPVGEKISVNKIPYIVRGVFYSNDRFHLPVNFIQPMEAAEIPAERMKKWSWQQFYTYVKLREGTDPQFVEAQFRDVVGKQIDPAQNRPYDYVPHFQPLHDVYLHSADFKYDQAIRGNITYVKALSIVAVFILLIACFNFVNLATAKSVQRAKEVGVRKAVGASRSQLVVQFIAETLLLTLISVIFAAALTSLLLPSLNAFTGKQMSFNIFTNPLLLLLLLFLTVVVGVLAGFYPALVLSGFQPVKVLKSAVMVDSRVGRIQWLRHGLIVVQFALSIFLIISAFVVFKQVTYLHSKDLGFNREQVMFFQMRGEQMFENYETFKNELKKVPGIKNVSIGYGFPGDATAGDGITTIKDGEQTNHSVTQLMVDYDYVNTLDVKLRAGRAFSKEFRTDADQAFMINETAVRELGFGTPEKALGQPLRWNIWNDVNPDSIKEGKIIGVVKDFHFKSLYERVEPTVLQIFPGAYWKVAVKMDAADVAGTIAQVKQVWSKFSPDYPIEYVFMDENFAKMYKAEDKLKTLLWIFTGIAIFVACLGLFGLAAYAAERRKKEIGIRKVLGAENATIVALLSKEFLALIIVAALIAFPLAWYAMSIWLQNFAYRIDIPVWVFFAAGITAALVAFLTVSYQALKAASMNPVANLRFD
- a CDS encoding 2-hydroxyacid dehydrogenase; its protein translation is MSISIFSQGRDLNPWVKALKAERPELDVRIYPDDQPREDVTFALAWNHPLGAFTEYPNLKCISSLGAGVDHILKDPAIPEPVQITRIKDENLTSDMANFTMALVLNHLRDLHQYKAAEHERNWEPLRYRRNEEVTVGVMGIGTLGTEVARRLSSIGFRVTGWANSPKQLGSIKVYAGAAELDAFLATANVLICLLPLTPETANILNKETFQKLPQNAYVINVARGEHLVDEDLLEMIEAGHLAGASLDVFREEPLPKNHPFWAHPRIHVTPHIASVTNPESAVGQILENYDRLRNGEPLLNLVSRIKGY